The sequence CAGGATGGTCAATAGTTTTCCGTGATAAGCAATATTATCGAGGCAAAAATATCCCCAACTGTTGCCTGGTATTAAAGGATTAACCACCAGCCGATCGCCCAACGCTGGCCGGAGTCCGACAAGCCCTGAGATGACAAGGTCGCAAAAACTGGAATGGTTATAATCTTTTCCTCTTTCCATGCCCCCTTTTTCTTTGGACCAGGTACCGTTATTCCAGGTTTTTAAACGGGTGCGCGAGATCCAATCGCCGGTATACGGGTTTAAATTTTCATCAATCCAGGGCACTGTTTTACCATCACTGCGTTTTAACTGGTGGCTGTTTGCGTATATGCCTAAAAGCTTAAAATAGTCAGCTTTACTTATGTTTTCCTGGCTATTATTATTAAGAAAATTTGCCAAAGCAGTAAGTGTGATAGAAGTTGCCATGGGCCAGCTTGGGCCGTTCCATTGGCATTCATGGCCTTCGTAGGCTATGGTAAAATCCGGATGTCTTTGTTCTGCAGTTGTAGGGCCGTATGGGGCGAAAAAGTAAGTAGGGTCCATCAGGAATTTCCAGGCCCTGGAAAACGATGTATCCGGAAGGTTAAAGAACCAGGGCGTATAACCATGTAATTCCCTTGCTGAACAAAGAGTTGCGTTCTTATCTTTTGGGAGTACTTTAAAAAAAGCGGCAGTATCATCCCACAGTTTGTTTTGAAGGTGTTGTTTGATGAGGCTGGCCTTTTCTGTGAACCGCGCGGCTAGTTCAGGCTGGCCGGAAAGAATGGCAATGTCAGCGATAGCTTTTGCGTCACCGTACATATAGGAATTGATCGTAGCACGATAACCTGCATTATCAATAGAACCTGACCCTCCAATAGATACTTCCATTCCGTCATTGCCATCAACCTGCCAGAATAAACCATTGCTGTCCAGTTTTT comes from Flavihumibacter fluvii and encodes:
- a CDS encoding MGH1-like glycoside hydrolase domain-containing protein produces the protein MTSSKITVLVFYIACLMGSSCKQADRQPVLSFANYKHFIDSFNANDNELYPQFITNEKSRDFLSKNIPLFDCPDSMFLRTYYFRWWTYRKHIKKTPEGFVISEFLPAVPWAGKYNTINCAAALHIYEGSWLHDQQFVNDYENFWLKGGGSIRAYSFPVANAMLRQAEVTNNTALAVASLPALVENYTAWEKEKLDSNGLFWQVDGNDGMEVSIGGSGSIDNAGYRATINSYMYGDAKAIADIAILSGQPELAARFTEKASLIKQHLQNKLWDDTAAFFKVLPKDKNATLCSARELHGYTPWFFNLPDTSFSRAWKFLMDPTYFFAPYGPTTAEQRHPDFTIAYEGHECQWNGPSWPMATSITLTALANFLNNNSQENISKADYFKLLGIYANSHQLKRSDGKTVPWIDENLNPYTGDWISRTRLKTWNNGTWSKEKGGMERGKDYNHSSFCDLVISGLVGLRPALGDRLVVNPLIPGNSWGYFCLDNIAYHGKLLTILYDKTGGRYKRGKGFHVFINGKKAASAPTIQKIELTIN